The following proteins are encoded in a genomic region of Verrucomicrobiia bacterium:
- a CDS encoding Nramp family divalent metal transporter produces MPTDHSSQGSLPSPDAGHAVSAGRLWRNLGPGLITAAVVVGPGTITITSKLGAAVGMSMVWALVITASFMMVFTAMSARIGILNADSILTVVGRHYGRWLAVTIGLLAFVVCAGFQSSNYIACATALSTLTGVGESVWMLVVGGAGVVFVFGARQLYRFLEKAMTALIAVMLLAFLFNLALARPNPMELLRGLVPGVWPGELTGLAIGLSATTFSVIAALYQASLARQKGWGRDDLSVGVREAVVGIGVLFAVSLTIMWTAATVLRGVEVGSAADLSNQLRPLLGPTAVVLFGVGFLAAGFSSVVVNAMVGGALLADGMGWEARLSGWVARVWTTVGMAVGLAAAFYLMRSGSALSGIVIAQKTTILTVPLVAVVLLMLANDPRVVGPHRNRAWQNAVALLAIGALLAMSAYRVKEMLS; encoded by the coding sequence ATGCCGACCGACCATTCCTCCCAGGGTTCCCTGCCGTCGCCGGATGCGGGTCATGCGGTGTCGGCGGGACGATTGTGGCGCAATCTGGGTCCGGGGTTGATCACGGCGGCGGTGGTCGTCGGGCCGGGCACGATCACCATCACCTCGAAGCTGGGGGCGGCGGTGGGCATGTCGATGGTATGGGCCCTGGTGATCACGGCCTCGTTCATGATGGTGTTCACGGCGATGTCGGCACGGATCGGGATCCTCAACGCCGATTCGATCCTCACCGTGGTGGGGCGCCATTACGGGCGCTGGCTGGCGGTGACGATCGGCCTGCTGGCCTTTGTGGTGTGCGCCGGGTTTCAGTCCTCGAACTACATCGCGTGCGCGACGGCGTTGAGCACGCTGACGGGGGTGGGCGAATCGGTCTGGATGCTGGTGGTGGGCGGGGCGGGGGTGGTGTTCGTGTTCGGAGCGCGCCAACTGTACCGCTTTCTCGAGAAGGCGATGACGGCCCTGATCGCCGTGATGCTGCTGGCGTTTCTCTTCAATCTTGCCCTGGCGCGGCCCAATCCGATGGAGCTGCTGCGGGGCCTGGTGCCGGGCGTGTGGCCGGGGGAACTGACGGGGCTGGCCATCGGGCTGTCGGCGACGACGTTTTCGGTGATCGCCGCCCTGTACCAGGCGTCGCTGGCGAGGCAGAAGGGATGGGGTCGCGACGATCTGTCGGTCGGGGTGCGGGAGGCGGTGGTGGGGATCGGGGTGCTGTTTGCGGTGTCCCTGACGATCATGTGGACGGCGGCCACGGTGCTGCGCGGAGTCGAGGTGGGCAGCGCCGCGGATCTGTCGAATCAATTGCGGCCGCTGCTGGGTCCGACGGCGGTGGTCCTGTTCGGCGTGGGATTCCTGGCGGCGGGATTCTCGTCGGTGGTGGTCAATGCGATGGTGGGCGGGGCGCTGCTGGCGGACGGGATGGGGTGGGAGGCCCGTTTGAGCGGATGGGTGGCGCGGGTGTGGACCACGGTGGGGATGGCGGTGGGATTGGCGGCGGCGTTCTACCTGATGCGCTCGGGGTCCGCGTTGAGCGGGATCGTGATCGCGCAGAAGACCACGATCCTGACCGTCCCGCTGGTGGCGGTGGTGCTGCTGATGCTGGCCAACGATCCGCGCGTGGTGGGGCCGCACCGGAATCGCGCGTGGCAGAATGCGGTGGCGCTGCTGGCCATCGGCGCGCTGCTGGCCATGAGTGCCTACCGGGTGAAGGAAATGCTGTCCTGA